One Bacteroidota bacterium genomic window carries:
- a CDS encoding tyrosine--tRNA ligase, whose protein sequence is MTFIEDLSWRGMVHNITPGTDEQLQKEMTSAYVGFDPTADSLHVGSFAQIMLLKRFQLAGHKPVALVGGATGMIGDPSGKSQERNLLNEETLQKNLDGIKAQLEKFLDFRSDAPNKAEMVNNYDWMKNFSFLDFIRDVGKHITVNYMMAKDSVKKRVSGESGQGMSFTEFTYQLVQGYDFLYLNQHLNCKLQMGGSDQWGNITTGTELIRRITGNDSFALTIPLITKADGGKFGKTESGNVWLDPEKTTPYAFYQFWLNTSDEDASHYIKVFTMLSRAEIETLITEHEQAPHLRILQKRLADELTEMVHSKEDLENAVAASQILFGNGTTESLARLDEKTFLSVFEGVPAFSIKSALLQEKMNVVDLLTDHTGVFPSKGEMRRLMQGGGLSINKQKISDPETIIDGSWLLNSKYLLVQKGKKNYNLITLI, encoded by the coding sequence ATGACCTTTATCGAAGACCTTAGCTGGCGGGGAATGGTGCATAACATCACCCCGGGAACCGACGAGCAATTGCAAAAAGAAATGACCAGTGCTTATGTGGGTTTCGACCCTACGGCCGACTCACTGCATGTAGGCAGTTTTGCCCAGATCATGTTGTTAAAACGTTTTCAGCTTGCCGGCCATAAACCCGTGGCATTGGTAGGTGGCGCTACAGGCATGATTGGCGATCCTTCCGGCAAATCGCAGGAACGCAACCTGCTGAATGAAGAAACACTTCAAAAAAACCTCGACGGAATAAAAGCACAGCTCGAAAAATTCCTCGACTTTCGTTCCGACGCCCCTAACAAGGCAGAGATGGTGAATAACTACGACTGGATGAAGAATTTCTCCTTTCTCGACTTTATTCGCGATGTAGGCAAACACATTACAGTTAACTACATGATGGCCAAAGACAGTGTAAAAAAACGTGTTTCTGGCGAAAGCGGACAAGGAATGTCGTTTACTGAGTTTACATATCAGCTGGTGCAAGGATACGATTTTCTTTACCTCAACCAGCACCTCAACTGCAAACTTCAGATGGGTGGCTCCGACCAATGGGGTAACATTACTACTGGCACTGAACTGATTCGCCGGATTACCGGCAATGATTCTTTTGCCCTTACCATTCCGTTAATCACAAAGGCCGACGGAGGTAAGTTTGGCAAAACCGAAAGTGGTAACGTATGGCTCGATCCCGAAAAAACTACCCCTTATGCATTTTACCAGTTCTGGCTTAATACTTCCGACGAAGATGCTTCGCATTATATAAAAGTATTTACCATGCTCTCCCGTGCCGAGATTGAGACCCTTATTACAGAGCACGAACAGGCACCCCATTTACGCATTTTGCAAAAGAGGCTGGCTGATGAACTCACTGAAATGGTGCATAGCAAAGAAGACCTCGAAAATGCCGTAGCAGCCTCTCAAATTCTTTTTGGAAACGGAACCACGGAAAGTCTTGCCCGTCTCGACGAGAAAACCTTTTTATCGGTATTCGAAGGTGTACCAGCATTTTCAATAAAATCGGCATTGTTGCAAGAAAAGATGAATGTGGTAGACCTGTTAACCGACCATACAGGAGTTTTCCCTTCGAAAGGCGAAATGCGTCGCTTGATGCAGGGCGGCGGTTTGAGCATTAACAAACAGAAAATA
- a CDS encoding CvpA family protein, with protein MIFDIFFLLVFIWAIYRGYTKGLIMQLATLAALFLGIFGAIKLADFTSAQLTQKFDISGQYLPIISFTLIFIIIVVLVHLIGFLVEKLAQATAMGIPNRIAGSFFAIVRYAFMISVLLVLVNKMHSKYAFMPEEKMKQSYLYKPLSKLAPAVFPYLRFEKASDKLKEATDKVLVNQ; from the coding sequence ATGATTTTCGATATCTTTTTTCTGCTTGTATTTATCTGGGCCATTTACAGAGGTTATACCAAGGGACTGATCATGCAACTGGCTACCCTTGCTGCGCTCTTTTTAGGTATTTTTGGTGCTATTAAGCTCGCCGATTTCACAAGTGCTCAACTTACCCAAAAATTCGACATCAGCGGACAGTACCTGCCCATCATTTCCTTTACATTGATATTCATTATAATTGTTGTGCTGGTGCACCTGATTGGTTTTTTGGTAGAGAAACTGGCCCAGGCTACCGCCATGGGTATTCCGAACCGCATTGCCGGCTCTTTTTTTGCCATTGTCCGCTATGCATTTATGATCAGTGTATTGCTGGTATTAGTCAATAAAATGCATTCAAAATATGCATTTATGCCCGAGGAAAAAATGAAACAATCCTATCTCTATAAGCCGCTTTCTAAGCTTGCGCCGGCAGTGTTTCCCTACCTTCGTTTTGAGAAAGCCTCAGACAAGTTGAAAGAAGCAACCGACAAGGTATTGGTGAACCAGTAA
- a CDS encoding potassium-transporting ATPase subunit F, whose amino-acid sequence MKAFFLLSNLNPVMLNHSVGYLIGTLIALLILGYLLYSLVNPEKF is encoded by the coding sequence ATGAAGGCGTTTTTTTTATTATCAAATCTTAACCCTGTTATGCTAAACCATTCCGTCGGCTATCTGATAGGAACTCTAATTGCCCTTTTAATACTCGGATACCTACTTTATTCGCTCGTGAACCCAGAAAAATTTTAA
- the kdpA gene encoding potassium-transporting ATPase subunit KdpA, whose amino-acid sequence MKVQDVIQMILYFIPLIALTPILGNYMSKVFTGEKHFMQPIFGWLENIIYRFAGVNSNEENNWKVYTYSLLLFNMIGLVFVFLLQILQKFLPLNPAQLSNVSWHSALNTSISYVTNTNWQGYSGETTLSYFVQMIGLTMQNFVSAATGLAVLLVVIRGVSRRTTDKLGSFWADLTRATLYVLLPLSVVFSIFLVSQGVVQNFKAYETVNTIEGAQQILPMGPAASQVAIKQIGTNGGGFFNTNSSHPFENPTPFSNFLEMLFLLLIPAALTYMYGKMLGSTRQGWTIFSVMMILLLAGLSVSLYAEYSSNPIFGNLPLMEGKETRFGITNSVLWSTSTTAASNGSVNAMHDSLSPLSGMVAMLNIMLGGIIFGGVGSGLYGMVIFIILTVFIAGLMVGRTPEYMGKKIEAFEVQMAIIAILAPAFVILLFTAWASVSSAGLSSLNNTGAHGFSEILYAFSSAAGNNGSAFAGLNANTLFYNLTLGISMLIGRFGVIIPVLAIAGSMAKKKITPPSAGTFRTDNWLFIGLLIGVILIVGGLTFFPALSLGPIVEHLLLHM is encoded by the coding sequence ATGAAAGTGCAGGATGTAATTCAAATGATTTTGTATTTTATTCCTTTAATAGCCCTTACACCCATTTTGGGAAATTATATGAGTAAGGTATTTACGGGTGAAAAGCATTTCATGCAGCCTATCTTTGGCTGGCTCGAAAACATAATTTATAGATTTGCTGGAGTAAATTCAAATGAAGAAAATAATTGGAAAGTTTACACTTATAGCCTTCTTTTATTTAATATGATAGGATTGGTATTTGTGTTTCTTTTACAAATACTTCAGAAATTTTTACCCTTAAACCCGGCACAATTATCGAATGTATCCTGGCACTCTGCACTAAATACTTCTATAAGTTATGTTACCAACACCAATTGGCAAGGATACTCCGGTGAAACCACATTGAGCTATTTTGTGCAAATGATAGGTTTGACAATGCAAAATTTCGTAAGTGCAGCAACCGGATTAGCTGTTTTGCTGGTAGTAATCCGGGGCGTATCCAGAAGAACCACCGACAAATTAGGAAGTTTTTGGGCAGATCTTACTCGGGCCACCCTCTATGTGCTGCTCCCTCTCTCAGTTGTATTTTCTATTTTTCTTGTTAGTCAGGGTGTGGTTCAAAACTTTAAGGCATACGAAACAGTCAACACCATAGAAGGTGCCCAACAAATATTGCCAATGGGCCCAGCTGCTTCACAGGTTGCAATAAAACAAATCGGTACAAATGGAGGAGGATTTTTCAACACAAACAGTTCACATCCCTTCGAAAACCCTACACCCTTCAGCAATTTTCTTGAAATGCTTTTTCTCTTACTTATTCCAGCGGCGCTAACCTATATGTATGGAAAAATGTTAGGTTCGACAAGACAGGGTTGGACTATTTTTTCGGTGATGATGATTTTACTGCTTGCCGGACTAAGCGTATCACTTTATGCGGAATATTCATCCAACCCCATTTTCGGCAATTTACCTCTGATGGAAGGCAAAGAAACCCGTTTTGGGATTACCAACAGTGTTCTTTGGTCTACTTCTACTACGGCAGCCTCCAATGGTTCGGTGAATGCCATGCACGACAGCTTATCACCCTTGTCTGGTATGGTGGCTATGCTTAACATAATGTTAGGCGGAATAATTTTCGGTGGTGTGGGTTCAGGACTTTACGGGATGGTAATATTTATCATACTTACTGTTTTCATTGCCGGATTAATGGTAGGAAGAACACCTGAATATATGGGTAAAAAAATTGAGGCTTTCGAAGTTCAGATGGCCATCATCGCCATTCTGGCTCCTGCTTTTGTAATACTTCTCTTTACCGCATGGGCTTCGGTGAGCAGTGCTGGTCTTTCGAGTCTTAACAATACGGGAGCACATGGATTTTCAGAAATACTTTACGCTTTCAGTTCGGCGGCAGGAAATAACGGCAGTGCATTTGCAGGACTTAATGCCAATACACTCTTTTACAACTTAACATTGGGAATAAGTATGCTTATCGGACGCTTTGGTGTGATCATTCCTGTGCTTGCCATAGCCGGAAGTATGGCGAAAAAGAAAATAACTCCTCCTTCAGCAGGTACATTTCGCACCGACAATTGGTTGTTTATAGGCTTGTTAATTGGCGTCATTCTCATTGTTGGCGGGTTGACATTCTTCCCTGCCTTATCGCTTGGACCAATCGTAGAGCATCTTTTATTGCATATGTAA
- the kdpB gene encoding potassium-transporting ATPase subunit KdpB: protein MSTKQNTSLFNKTILMQAAIGSLIKLNPVSLIKNPVIFIVAIGSFLSSIVVLVDIFQGVFSPFNFQIALWLWFTVLFSNFSEAIAEGRGKAQAASLRKNRTQALARKMVGKQEVMVHATELKKDDLVICEAGDVVPSDGEVIEGIASVDESAITGESAPVIRESGGDRSAVTGGTKVISDRILIRITTEPGNTFIDRMIALVEGAKRQKTPNEIALSILLSGLSVIFLLAVVTLPAFFAYGLSASNLPLSDNLSIPVLIALLVCLIPTTIGGLLSAIGISGMDRLLQRNVIATSGRAIEAAGDVDVLLLDKTGTITLGNRMATNFIPAEGISIEELADAAQLSSLSDETPEGRSIVVLAKEKFNIRGREVSQLNASFIPFTAQSRMSGVDIKSSEGAIHHIRKGSAEAIRNFVLGNNGFFPQNIHDTVNELARQGATPLVVAENNKILGVIHLKDIVKGGIKQRFAELRSMGIKTVMITGDNSLTAAAIAAEAGVDDFMAEAKPEDKLRRIREEQDNGHLVGMIGDGTNDAPALAQADVGIAMNSGTQAAREAGNMVDLDSNPTKLIEVVEVGKQLLMTRGALTTFSIANDVAKYFAIIPAIAIALYSVESGVGPLATINVMKLGSPQSAILSAVIFNAIIIILLVPLALKGVRYRPVSAKTALTRNLLIFGLGGLIAPFAGIKLIDLLINL from the coding sequence ATGAGCACAAAACAAAATACAAGTCTATTCAATAAAACAATATTGATGCAGGCTGCAATAGGGAGTCTGATCAAGTTAAACCCGGTTTCTCTGATCAAAAACCCTGTCATATTCATCGTTGCAATTGGTTCGTTTCTTTCAAGCATTGTGGTATTAGTAGATATTTTTCAAGGTGTTTTTTCACCTTTTAATTTCCAGATTGCTCTATGGCTCTGGTTTACTGTACTGTTCTCCAATTTCTCGGAGGCAATAGCCGAAGGACGTGGTAAGGCTCAAGCTGCCAGTCTGAGAAAAAACAGGACCCAAGCCTTAGCCCGGAAAATGGTTGGCAAACAGGAAGTAATGGTGCATGCTACAGAGCTCAAAAAGGACGATTTGGTGATCTGCGAAGCCGGAGATGTTGTTCCCTCCGATGGAGAAGTTATCGAAGGCATTGCAAGTGTTGACGAATCAGCCATTACTGGCGAATCTGCTCCGGTAATCCGCGAAAGCGGGGGAGACCGTTCGGCTGTTACCGGCGGAACTAAAGTAATTAGCGACCGAATCCTTATCCGCATCACCACCGAACCGGGTAACACATTTATCGACCGCATGATTGCCTTAGTTGAAGGAGCAAAACGTCAGAAAACCCCTAATGAAATTGCTTTATCGATATTGCTTTCAGGCTTATCTGTAATTTTCCTTCTAGCAGTGGTTACACTACCCGCATTTTTTGCCTATGGTTTATCTGCATCTAATTTGCCGTTGTCCGATAATTTATCCATTCCTGTTCTTATCGCATTGTTGGTGTGTTTAATACCTACTACCATTGGAGGTTTATTAAGCGCAATAGGTATAAGCGGCATGGACAGGCTCTTACAACGCAATGTAATTGCTACAAGTGGGCGTGCCATAGAAGCTGCGGGTGATGTGGATGTGCTTTTGCTCGACAAAACCGGAACCATCACACTGGGTAACCGCATGGCCACCAACTTTATTCCTGCTGAAGGAATTAGCATTGAAGAATTAGCAGATGCAGCACAGCTTTCCTCTCTTTCCGATGAAACACCCGAGGGTCGATCAATTGTAGTGTTAGCTAAAGAAAAATTCAATATCCGCGGCCGCGAAGTATCTCAGCTGAATGCCTCCTTTATTCCCTTCACTGCACAATCGCGCATGAGTGGAGTAGATATAAAATCCAGCGAAGGAGCCATCCATCATATCAGAAAGGGCTCTGCTGAGGCTATTCGTAACTTTGTACTAGGCAACAACGGCTTTTTCCCTCAAAATATTCACGACACCGTAAACGAACTAGCCCGACAAGGAGCTACACCACTTGTGGTAGCAGAGAACAATAAAATATTAGGAGTAATACACCTAAAAGATATTGTAAAAGGTGGCATAAAACAACGCTTTGCAGAACTTCGAAGCATGGGTATTAAAACCGTGATGATAACCGGCGATAACTCATTAACCGCTGCAGCCATCGCTGCTGAAGCAGGAGTTGACGACTTTATGGCAGAAGCCAAGCCCGAAGATAAATTGCGTCGTATTCGCGAAGAACAAGATAACGGTCATTTGGTGGGTATGATTGGTGATGGAACTAACGATGCCCCCGCTCTGGCACAAGCTGATGTTGGCATTGCTATGAACTCAGGTACCCAGGCTGCCCGTGAAGCCGGAAATATGGTTGACCTGGACAGCAATCCTACCAAATTAATTGAAGTTGTTGAGGTGGGCAAGCAATTGCTTATGACCCGTGGAGCACTTACAACCTTTAGTATTGCCAACGATGTGGCAAAATACTTTGCCATAATTCCAGCTATTGCAATTGCTTTGTATTCAGTTGAATCAGGTGTGGGTCCGCTTGCAACTATTAATGTAATGAAACTTGGCTCGCCACAAAGCGCCATATTAAGCGCTGTAATATTCAATGCAATTATTATCATTCTTCTGGTACCCCTGGCATTAAAGGGTGTTCGATATCGTCCGGTGAGTGCCAAAACTGCTTTAACCCGAAATCTATTGATTTTTGGATTGGGTGGGCTAATTGCACCTTTTGCAGGGATAAAGCTGATAGACCTTCTAATCAATTTATAA
- the kdpC gene encoding potassium-transporting ATPase subunit KdpC — MKNLLITIKIFLLFTILCGIIYPVFITGIAQVVLPEKANGSLIIKNNKTVGSILIGQQFDSIRYFHSRPSAILYNPLPSGGSNYGLTNLKLKSLVAERKQQFISINQLDSLTTIPSEMLFASASGLDPHVSKEAALLQANRVAKVRNFSQAQKQQLFQCINDQTEGPQFSLLGQERVNVLMLNLMLDTIQ; from the coding sequence ATGAAAAACTTACTCATAACAATAAAAATATTCCTGCTGTTCACCATACTATGCGGAATAATATATCCCGTTTTTATTACGGGTATTGCCCAAGTTGTGCTACCTGAAAAGGCCAATGGAAGTTTAATTATTAAAAACAATAAAACAGTTGGAAGCATACTAATCGGCCAGCAATTTGATAGTATCAGATACTTTCATTCTCGCCCTTCCGCAATTTTGTACAACCCTCTGCCTTCTGGAGGTTCAAATTATGGACTAACCAATCTGAAATTAAAAAGCCTCGTTGCCGAACGAAAACAACAGTTCATTTCAATTAATCAACTCGATAGTCTCACCACAATACCGTCCGAGATGCTCTTTGCATCGGCTAGCGGATTAGATCCGCATGTATCAAAAGAAGCTGCATTGTTACAAGCAAACCGAGTTGCAAAAGTCCGAAATTTTTCCCAGGCGCAAAAACAACAACTTTTTCAATGTATTAATGATCAAACAGAAGGCCCCCAATTTTCGCTTCTGGGACAAGAAAGAGTGAACGTTTTAATGCTTAACTTAATGCTCGATACAATTCAATGA
- a CDS encoding sensor histidine kinase KdpD — protein MIDFEDNRPDPDELLAAIKSEEEKSKRGKLKIFFGMCAGVGKTYTMLQTAQAEKLKGNDVIIGYVETHNRKETALLVEGFELISRKTYNYKSTPVQEMDLDAIIARKPQIVLVDELAHSNAPGSRHAKRFQDVLEILDHGINVYTTLNVQHLESRSETVAQITGIIVRETLPDEIFENAEEIEVVDLTPDELLERLTEGKVYTAERSKEAIENFFRKGNITALREMALRIVADRVDKQLHDYMQQKRIKGPWKSGLHLLVAIDYRPQSTKLLRWAKNLSYSMGANIQAVYVETLHKLSVKEREQLDKNINLTNQLGIKFRIITHHDVVKAIVGFALKENATHIIVGKPRVRNLMSMFILGNFINRLIRYSGNIDVYILGSDSQAKDRFKEKVSIPSFTSNIQQYLIVTLFVILSSSIFYLVKDFIGYQVVSFGLLFLVSLLALFYGTGPILLAAALCAVIWNYFFIPPQFTLHIDRPEDVLMFAMFFIIALLNGTLTSRVRRQEKKIRIREERTEALYQLTKELSIASGTEEVSKIAVKYIHKYFILDSAIILKNELNQLAIKIQYESKIQLSDNEFSIAEWVYRHSAKAGKHTDTLPSTDFTFYPLIGNNENMGVIAVKHTSVFTQGELQFWEAFLSQISGKYEREFLRNAAKKAYVLNESDKLYKTLFNSISHELRIPVATIMGASETLLNHTYPEETKLQLYSEMNTASIRLNRLIENLLNMSRLESGRITPRIDWCDVQDLVNKVADNLKHELLPFKFSTIIPLDMPMVTLDFGLIEQVLHNLILNATQHAPAGSRIRVKFYYDNGLCTIQVMDRGPGFPESELSSVFNKFYRGKDAKAGGTGLGLSIARGFVEAHKGSVVAENRQNGGAIFTISIPVKIPNINTYTLNDA, from the coding sequence ATGATTGATTTCGAAGATAACCGCCCAGATCCCGATGAACTTTTAGCTGCTATAAAAAGCGAAGAAGAAAAAAGTAAAAGGGGAAAACTGAAGATTTTTTTTGGTATGTGCGCAGGTGTGGGCAAAACTTACACTATGCTTCAAACTGCCCAAGCCGAAAAACTTAAAGGTAATGATGTAATTATAGGTTATGTTGAAACGCACAATCGGAAAGAAACAGCTTTACTTGTTGAGGGTTTTGAACTTATCTCCCGAAAAACCTACAATTATAAATCTACTCCTGTTCAGGAAATGGATCTGGATGCCATTATTGCACGGAAACCTCAAATTGTTCTGGTTGACGAGCTCGCACATAGCAATGCTCCTGGCAGCAGACATGCTAAAAGATTCCAGGATGTACTGGAAATTCTCGATCACGGTATCAATGTGTACACTACACTAAACGTGCAGCACCTCGAAAGCCGATCAGAAACAGTGGCTCAGATTACAGGAATTATTGTTCGGGAAACCTTACCCGACGAAATTTTCGAAAATGCTGAAGAAATTGAGGTAGTTGACCTTACCCCTGATGAATTATTGGAAAGACTTACTGAGGGAAAGGTTTACACGGCAGAAAGATCTAAAGAAGCAATAGAAAACTTTTTTAGAAAAGGCAATATAACGGCATTGCGCGAGATGGCCCTGCGCATTGTTGCCGACCGTGTAGATAAGCAGTTACACGATTACATGCAGCAAAAACGAATTAAAGGGCCGTGGAAATCGGGATTGCACTTGTTGGTGGCCATCGACTACCGCCCACAGTCGACCAAGCTCTTACGCTGGGCGAAGAATCTTTCCTATTCAATGGGAGCTAACATTCAGGCTGTGTATGTTGAAACACTTCATAAACTCTCGGTAAAAGAGCGTGAGCAACTCGATAAAAATATAAACCTTACCAATCAGTTAGGTATTAAATTCCGGATTATTACACACCATGATGTGGTAAAAGCCATTGTGGGTTTTGCCCTAAAGGAAAATGCCACACATATCATTGTAGGAAAGCCTCGCGTGCGTAACCTTATGTCAATGTTCATTCTTGGTAATTTTATAAACCGACTGATAAGATATAGCGGAAACATTGATGTGTATATACTTGGGTCGGACAGTCAGGCTAAAGATCGTTTTAAAGAAAAAGTTTCCATTCCTTCTTTTACTTCCAACATCCAACAATACCTTATTGTTACTCTTTTTGTAATCTTGTCCTCGTCAATATTTTATCTGGTTAAAGATTTTATTGGTTACCAGGTTGTATCGTTCGGCTTGTTATTCTTAGTTTCTCTTCTGGCTCTATTCTATGGAACCGGACCAATTTTACTCGCAGCAGCATTATGTGCAGTAATCTGGAATTACTTTTTCATTCCACCCCAATTTACACTGCATATTGATAGGCCCGAGGATGTACTGATGTTTGCCATGTTTTTTATTATTGCCCTGCTAAACGGAACCTTAACTTCAAGAGTACGCCGTCAGGAGAAAAAAATAAGAATCAGGGAAGAACGTACCGAAGCCCTTTACCAGCTTACCAAGGAATTATCTATTGCTTCGGGTACCGAGGAAGTTTCTAAAATTGCAGTGAAATACATCCATAAGTATTTCATTCTGGACAGTGCGATCATACTTAAGAATGAACTAAACCAGTTAGCGATTAAGATTCAATACGAAAGCAAAATACAACTTTCTGATAATGAATTCAGCATTGCCGAATGGGTTTACCGGCATTCGGCCAAAGCAGGCAAACATACCGATACTCTGCCCTCTACAGACTTTACTTTTTATCCCCTCATTGGAAACAACGAAAATATGGGGGTAATTGCAGTTAAACATACCAGTGTATTTACTCAAGGCGAACTACAATTCTGGGAAGCCTTCCTATCACAGATTTCAGGCAAATACGAGCGTGAGTTTTTACGAAATGCAGCTAAAAAAGCATACGTATTGAATGAATCGGATAAACTTTATAAAACGCTTTTTAATTCCATCTCTCATGAATTACGCATTCCAGTTGCAACCATCATGGGAGCATCAGAAACTCTTTTAAATCATACCTATCCGGAAGAAACAAAGCTTCAACTGTATTCTGAAATGAATACTGCCTCAATAAGGCTTAACCGGCTCATCGAAAACCTTTTAAATATGTCCCGCCTGGAATCTGGACGTATTACTCCCCGCATCGATTGGTGCGATGTGCAAGATTTGGTAAACAAAGTAGCCGATAATCTGAAACATGAATTGCTCCCGTTTAAATTTTCTACCATCATACCTTTAGATATGCCCATGGTGACATTAGATTTTGGGCTGATTGAACAAGTTTTGCATAACCTAATTCTCAATGCTACACAACACGCACCAGCAGGTAGCAGAATAAGAGTAAAGTTTTATTACGATAATGGTCTTTGCACCATTCAGGTTATGGATAGGGGTCCCGGGTTTCCTGAGTCGGAATTATCATCGGTATTTAATAAATTCTATCGGGGTAAAGATGCCAAAGCAGGTGGAACTGGCTTAGGTTTGTCCATTGCCAGAGGGTTTGTTGAAGCGCATAAGGGCAGTGTGGTAGCCGAGAACCGACAAAATGGCGGAGCTATATTTACTATTAGCATACCAGTTAAAATACCCAATATCAATACCTACACACTTAACGATGCATAG
- a CDS encoding response regulator, protein MTNEGTILIVDDEVQIRRLLEITLSANGYKISEAATGKEGLALAASLQPVLVILDLGLPDVEGLEILKKLRVWYHKPVIILSVRNSEDDIVKALDNGANDYLTKPFRTGELLARIRVAIRQSENISDKPIIEFNTLSVDLASHSVRKNNLVIKLTSTEFLLLALLAKNEGRVLTHQYILKEVWGMGYIDQTQYLRVFIAQLRKKIEDDPTKPKILNTESGIGYRFGS, encoded by the coding sequence ATGACAAATGAAGGAACCATACTTATTGTCGACGATGAAGTCCAAATCAGACGACTGCTCGAAATAACACTGTCAGCAAATGGTTATAAAATTTCCGAGGCAGCAACAGGAAAAGAAGGTTTGGCGTTAGCTGCTTCTTTGCAACCTGTGCTGGTAATTCTCGATTTAGGCCTGCCCGATGTTGAAGGCCTGGAAATATTAAAAAAACTTCGGGTGTGGTACCACAAACCTGTCATCATTCTTTCGGTTCGCAACTCAGAAGATGATATTGTAAAAGCACTGGACAACGGAGCAAACGATTATCTCACCAAACCCTTTCGAACAGGAGAATTGCTGGCACGAATCCGGGTAGCAATAAGGCAAAGTGAAAATATTTCGGATAAACCAATTATAGAGTTTAATACCCTGTCTGTTGATTTAGCCAGCCATAGTGTTCGCAAAAACAATTTAGTCATCAAACTCACATCCACGGAGTTTCTTTTGTTGGCTTTGTTGGCCAAAAACGAAGGCAGGGTTTTAACACATCAATATATTTTAAAAGAAGTTTGGGGCATGGGCTACATCGACCAAACCCAATACCTAAGAGTATTTATTGCCCAATTGCGGAAAAAGATAGAAGATGACCCTACAAAACCGAAAATTCTCAATACAGAATCGGGAATAGGTTATCGGTTTGGTAGTTAA
- a CDS encoding MBL fold metallo-hydrolase — protein MKIHVIEPGTFKLDGGATFGVIPKTLWEKAYPSDENNLCLFALRSLLIETGSRLILIDTGIGNKQDEKFYRHYHRSGHHSMVKALEEKGFAASQITDVLLTHLHFDHVGDAVSQNEKGELEPTFKHATYHVSRRQWQWAMQPNQREKASYLAENILPLEKAGMIRLIEQNEKWFGNIELRMFHGHTDGLVVPFISYKGKTLVFTTDLLAMAAQIPSSWVCGYDTRPLLSFEERESFLSEACDNNYFLIFQHDYYTECCQLERTEKGIRQGKTYKLSEVL, from the coding sequence ATGAAAATACATGTCATCGAACCCGGCACTTTCAAATTAGACGGGGGTGCTACTTTTGGAGTGATTCCGAAAACGCTGTGGGAAAAAGCTTATCCTTCGGACGAAAATAACCTTTGCCTCTTTGCCCTCCGAAGCCTGTTGATCGAAACCGGGTCGAGGTTAATCTTGATCGACACAGGAATAGGTAACAAGCAGGATGAAAAATTTTACCGACACTACCACCGCAGCGGGCATCATTCGATGGTAAAGGCCCTGGAAGAAAAGGGCTTTGCAGCCAGCCAGATTACGGATGTATTGCTCACCCATTTGCATTTCGACCATGTGGGCGATGCAGTTAGTCAGAACGAAAAAGGTGAGTTGGAACCGACCTTTAAACATGCCACCTACCATGTAAGCCGTCGTCAATGGCAATGGGCCATGCAGCCAAACCAGCGCGAAAAAGCTTCCTATCTTGCTGAGAATATCCTCCCACTGGAAAAAGCCGGAATGATCCGGTTGATTGAACAAAATGAAAAATGGTTTGGCAACATTGAATTACGTATGTTTCATGGGCATACCGACGGCCTGGTGGTTCCCTTTATATCTTACAAAGGCAAAACACTTGTTTTTACCACCGACCTGTTAGCCATGGCAGCCCAGATACCCAGCTCGTGGGTGTGCGGCTATGATACACGGCCACTCTTATCGTTCGAAGAGCGCGAATCGTTTTTATCTGAGGCCTGCGATAATAATTATTTCCTTATTTTTCAGCACGATTATTACACCGAGTGTTGCCAGCTCGAACGCACCGAAAAGGGAATCAGACAGGGTAAAACCTATAAGCTCAGCGAAGTGTTATAA